In Mus musculus strain C57BL/6J chromosome 9, GRCm38.p6 C57BL/6J, one genomic interval encodes:
- the Ss18l2 gene encoding SS18-like protein 2, with amino-acid sequence MSVIFAPDWLRGKAKVNQETIQRLLEENDQLIRCIVEYQNKGRANECVQYQHVLHRNLIYLATIADANTSSLTKAVE; translated from the exons atgTCTGTCATCTTCGCTCCTGACTGGCTACGCGGCAAAGCCAAGGTCAATCAAGAGACAATCCAGCGG CTCCTGGAGGAGAATGACCAGCTGATCCGCTGTATCGTGGAGTATCAGAATAAGGGCCGAGCGAACGAGTGCGTCCA GTATCAGCATGTGTTACATAGAAATCTCATTTATTTAGCTACCATCGCAGACGCCAACACAAGCAGTCTCACAAAGGCAGTGGAGTAG
- the Nktr gene encoding NK-tumor recognition protein isoform X10 → MSEPWLTARTRLRTRDWTGDPEGRGTRALARTAYSDPTPRSAARRTLATLASGLASSGVALAGWPSRGRGGVPLVTLGSGGAGRAFSGAVRPGEKLDGSAGSRLPSAPSSLSAARRRPAAALAMGAQDRPQCHFDIEINREPVGRIMFQLFSDICPKTCKNFLCLCSGEKGLGKTTGKKLCYKGSTFHRVVKNFMIQGGDFSEGNGKGGESIYGGYFKENVVFCKMKR, encoded by the exons ATGAGTGAGCCGTGGTTGACAGCTCGCACACGTCTGCGCACTCGGGATTGGACAGGGGATCCTGAGGGGCGGGGCACGAGAGCCCTGGCGCGGACCGCCTACTCCGACCCCACACCCCGCTCGGCGGCGAGACGAACTCTCGCGACGCTTGCGTCCGGCCTCGCGAGCTCTGGCGTGGCGCTCGCCGGCTGGCCCTCACGGGGAAGAGGTGGCGTTCCGTTGGTGACGTTAGGCTCCGGCGGCGCCGGCAGGGCGTTCTCCGGAGCTGTGCGGCCAGGTGAGAAGCTCGACGGGAGCGCGGGTAG CCGCCTGCCCTCAGCGCCCTCCTCCCTGTCCGCAGCTCGCCGCCGTCCCGCTGCTGCGCTCGCGATGGGCGCCCAGGACCGGCCGCAGTGTCACTTCGACATCGAGATCAACCGGGAACCGG TTGGTCGAATTATGTTTCAGCTCTTCTCAGACATATGTCCAAAAACATGCAAAAACTTCCTATGCCTGTGCTCAG gggAGAAAGGCCTTGGGAAAACAACTGGGAAGAAGTTATGTTATAAAGGTTCTACATTCCACCGTGTGGTTAAAAACTTTATGATTCAGGGTGGGGACTTCAGTGAAG GTAATGGAAAAGGTGGAGAATCAATTTATGGTGGATACTTTAAAG AGAATGTGGTCTTTTGCAAAATGAAAAGGTAA